DNA sequence from the bacterium genome:
TCCGCTCTGGCCGACCCAGATCTGGAGCATGATCGCCGCGATCGTCATGTTTCTGATCTGTTACTGGATCGACCGCCACAAGAAGTTCAAAGGCCAGGTCGTGCTCAGCTACTTGATGCTCTATGCGGTGATCCGCACCGTCATCGAGCTGTTCCGCGGCGACAGCGACCGCGGCGTCTACTTCAACAACACGATTTCGACCGCCCAGATCATGAGCTTCCTTTTCTTTTCCGGCTGCCTGGCGATCTATGTCTACCTCTGGAAGCGCAAGCCGCTGGCCGCTCCGACGGTCCCCGAGGCTCCGGCCCCATGACCCCGCCGCTCGCCCCGAGCCCAGCCCAGCCTGAGTTCGACAGCCGGCGCCTCCTCCGCCAAACTCTTTGGGTCTGGTTTTTCACGATGCTGGCTACCCGCGGCCTCTTCGAGCTGCAGCGCATCCCTTTTTTCCGCCAAAACCTGATGCTCTTCACCGGCATCCTGTTGATCTACGTCCCGGTCTTGGTCCTGCGGAAGCCGGGGAATCGGATCGACTTCTTCGAAAAGTCCTTCGGCCAGCTCCTCAAGTCCCTGGGTTGGGTCCTCCTGGTTTCGGCGATCGTTTTCCCGCTCATCGAGCTCGGCAATCGCTTTTTCCAGGACTGGGCCTTTCACCGCCATTATGTCGGGGGAAACTATCGAGGCCTGGGCAAAGCCTTCCTCTATCACTTTTTACTGGTGGGGATTCCGGAGGAGTTTTTCTATCGGGGCTATATGCAGACCCAGCTCAACCGGGTTTGGGGACGAAATTGGCGCCTGCTGGGAGTGGCGGTGGGCAAGGCCTTGCCGATCACGGCCTTCCTTTTCGCCCTGTCCCACAGCATGATCATGCTTCAATGGTGGCACTTCGCGATCTTTTTCCCAGGCCTGCTCTTCGGCTGGTTTCGGGAACGGACCGGCGCCATCACGGCCGGCGCTCTGTTCCACGCCCTCTGCAACGTCTACAGCTTTTGGGTGGCGCTCAATTACCGTTAATGGGCAAGCGCCATTTCCCGCTCGAGCTTCGTCTGCAAGACTCGCAGGACTTCCGCTTCCTCTTTCAAGTTTTCGCGAAAGTCGCGGCTGTCGGTGTGGCTGATTTCCCGGCTCAATTCCCGGAGATGATGCATCAACATGCTCTCCAAGTATTGTCTTTCCTTGGCCGTCAGCTCGATCTGCATAGGACCTCCTCCTAATAAAACCAGATTCGTCCTACCAATATGGTAACCAAAAGGGCCGGTCGGCTGAAGACAAAAAAAAAGCCCTGTCTAAGCGACAGGGCTTTCAAACTGTGCCGCGGGGGAGACTCGAACTCCCACGGATTTCTCCACATGCACCTCAAACATGCGTGTCTGCCATTCCACCACCGCGGCGCTCAATTTGGAGTCTACCTATGCGAAAGGGTCCGGGGAAGTCAATTGCAAGCTGCGCGGACCTTGGCGCGTTGCTCAGGTGTTCTTGCCCGGTCGGGGAGCCCGGGGACATCCTCCTCACTTTTTTTCCCCGGCCCTCAAGCCGGATAATTCGCGAGCCCGGAGCAAGTCCGGGCTCGCTAAAGCCTTTGGGGAAAGCTTGGTCCGTCGATATCTATTGGATGCTTTAAGGTGATCGACGGCCCAAAAGCCGTTCGGAGGAGTCCCCGGGCTCCCCGACCTACCGCTGTGCTGATCCAAGGTCATCCTGAGCGAAGCGAAGGATCTGCGGCCCACCAAGGATCTTTGAAGAGCCTTATTCACTTCGGTCCAGTAATGGGAATTCCGAGGATACGAAGGAGCGCTGGAGTTCCAAGCTTCTTGGCCAGTCGCAGATCCTTCGCTT
Encoded proteins:
- a CDS encoding type II CAAX endopeptidase family protein — translated: MTPPLAPSPAQPEFDSRRLLRQTLWVWFFTMLATRGLFELQRIPFFRQNLMLFTGILLIYVPVLVLRKPGNRIDFFEKSFGQLLKSLGWVLLVSAIVFPLIELGNRFFQDWAFHRHYVGGNYRGLGKAFLYHFLLVGIPEEFFYRGYMQTQLNRVWGRNWRLLGVAVGKALPITAFLFALSHSMIMLQWWHFAIFFPGLLFGWFRERTGAITAGALFHALCNVYSFWVALNYR